In Shinella sp. XGS7, a single genomic region encodes these proteins:
- the panB gene encoding 3-methyl-2-oxobutanoate hydroxymethyltransferase — translation MSTERKALSLQRLQEMHATGEKIAMLTCYDAAFASVLDEAGVDVLLVGDSLGMVLQGEASTVPVSLSDMIYHTRCVARGRRSAWVLGDLPFDSYQASPQEAWKSAAALVKAGAQMVKLEGGGWTAPVVRFLVERGIPVCAHLGLTPQTVTMLGGYKVQGRDEAAAEKLRREARELVEAGAQMLVLEMVPAPLAAELTQSLGIPVIGIGAGVGTSGQVLVLHDMLDVTPGRRPRFVKNFMQGASSVQDAVRRYVAEVKAQTFPDNALHSY, via the coding sequence ATGAGTACCGAACGCAAAGCCCTGAGCCTGCAACGCCTGCAGGAAATGCATGCCACCGGCGAGAAGATCGCCATGCTGACCTGCTATGACGCCGCCTTCGCCAGCGTGCTGGACGAGGCCGGCGTGGACGTGCTGCTGGTGGGCGACTCCCTGGGCATGGTGCTGCAGGGCGAGGCCAGCACCGTGCCGGTGAGCCTGTCCGACATGATCTATCACACCCGCTGCGTGGCCCGGGGCCGCCGCAGCGCCTGGGTGCTGGGCGATCTGCCCTTTGACAGCTACCAGGCCAGCCCCCAGGAAGCCTGGAAAAGCGCCGCCGCCCTGGTCAAGGCCGGCGCCCAGATGGTGAAGCTCGAAGGCGGCGGCTGGACCGCGCCCGTGGTGCGCTTCCTGGTGGAGCGCGGCATCCCCGTCTGCGCCCATCTGGGCCTGACGCCGCAGACCGTCACCATGCTGGGCGGCTACAAGGTGCAGGGCCGCGACGAGGCCGCCGCCGAGAAGCTGCGCCGCGAGGCGCGCGAGCTGGTCGAGGCCGGCGCCCAGATGCTGGTGCTGGAGATGGTGCCGGCGCCGCTGGCGGCCGAGCTGACGCAGAGCCTGGGCATCCCGGTGATCGGCATCGGCGCCGGCGTGGGCACCTCGGGCCAGGTGCTGGTGCTGCACGACATGCTGGACGTGACCCCGGGCCGGCGCCCGCGCTTCGTCAAGAACTTCATGCAGGGCGCGTCCTCGGTGCAGGATGCGGTGCGCCGCTATGTGGCCGAGGTCAAGGCCCAGACCTTCCCCGACAACGCCCTGCACAGCTACTGA
- the katG gene encoding catalase/peroxidase HPI, producing MTSEAKCPFHHAAGGGTSNKDWWPKQLRVDLLNQHSEKSNPLGEHFDYAQAFKKLDYHALKADLVKLMTDSQEWWPADFGHYGGLFIRMAWHSAGTYRTTDGRGGAGQGQQRFAPLNSWPDNVNLDKARRLLWPIKQKYGNKISWADLLILTGNVALESMGFKTFGFAGGRADVWEPDQDVNYGAETKWLADDKRFHGERELDHNLAATHMGLIYVNPEGPNASGDYLAAAHDIRATFYRMAMDDEEIVALIAGGHTFGKAHGAAPESNKGPEPEGASIEEQGLGWTSNYGQGHGKDTVSSGLEVTWTKTPALWSNNFFENLFKYEWELEKSPAGAKQWVAKDAPEIIPDAHIPGKFHKPKMLTTDLTMRFDPEFGKISKRFYENPQAFADAFARAWFKLTHRDMGPKARYLGPEVPAEDLIWQDVIPAVDHPLVDAKDIADLKARVLASGLSVQELVSTAWASASTFRGSDKRGGANGARIRLAPQKDWEVNQSAVQVLPKLVAIQQASGKASLADVIVLAGVVGVEQAAKAAGVAVDVPFAPGRVDARQDQTDVASFAVLEPIADGLRNYRKAPVGAPTEALLIDRAQQLTLTGPELTALVGGLRVLGANFDGSRHGVFTERVGVLSNDFFVQLLDMATVWKATDASGELFEGRDRKSGAVKHTATRADLVFGSNSVLRAYAEVYASADGQAKLVKDFVAAWTKVMNADRFDLV from the coding sequence ATGACGAGCGAAGCCAAGTGCCCCTTCCACCATGCTGCCGGCGGCGGCACCAGCAACAAGGACTGGTGGCCCAAGCAGCTGCGGGTGGACCTGCTAAACCAGCACTCCGAGAAATCCAATCCCCTGGGCGAGCATTTCGACTACGCCCAGGCCTTCAAGAAGCTGGACTATCACGCCCTCAAGGCCGATCTGGTCAAGTTGATGACCGATTCGCAGGAATGGTGGCCGGCCGACTTCGGTCACTATGGCGGCCTCTTCATCCGCATGGCCTGGCACTCCGCCGGCACCTACCGCACCACCGACGGCCGCGGCGGCGCCGGTCAGGGCCAGCAGCGGTTCGCCCCGCTGAACTCGTGGCCAGACAACGTCAACCTCGACAAGGCCCGCCGCCTGCTGTGGCCGATCAAGCAGAAATACGGTAACAAGATCTCCTGGGCCGACCTTCTGATCCTCACGGGCAATGTCGCCCTCGAATCCATGGGCTTCAAGACCTTTGGCTTCGCCGGCGGCCGCGCCGATGTCTGGGAGCCGGATCAGGACGTGAACTACGGCGCCGAGACCAAATGGCTGGCCGATGACAAGCGCTTCCATGGCGAGCGCGAGCTGGACCACAACCTGGCCGCCACCCATATGGGCCTGATCTATGTGAACCCGGAAGGGCCGAACGCCAGCGGCGACTACCTGGCCGCCGCGCACGACATCCGCGCCACCTTCTACCGCATGGCCATGGATGACGAGGAAATCGTCGCCCTGATCGCCGGTGGACACACCTTCGGCAAGGCCCACGGCGCCGCGCCCGAATCGAACAAGGGCCCCGAGCCCGAGGGCGCGAGCATCGAGGAGCAAGGCCTGGGCTGGACCAGCAACTACGGCCAGGGCCATGGCAAGGACACCGTCTCCAGCGGCCTGGAAGTGACCTGGACCAAGACGCCTGCCCTGTGGAGCAACAACTTCTTCGAGAACCTCTTCAAGTACGAGTGGGAGCTGGAGAAGAGCCCCGCCGGCGCCAAGCAATGGGTGGCCAAGGACGCGCCGGAGATCATTCCGGACGCGCACATCCCGGGCAAGTTCCACAAGCCCAAGATGCTGACCACCGACCTCACCATGCGCTTCGACCCCGAGTTCGGCAAGATCTCCAAGCGCTTCTACGAGAACCCGCAAGCCTTTGCCGATGCCTTCGCCCGCGCCTGGTTCAAGCTGACTCATCGCGACATGGGTCCGAAGGCCCGCTACCTCGGCCCGGAAGTTCCGGCCGAAGACCTGATCTGGCAGGATGTCATCCCGGCCGTCGACCACCCGTTGGTTGACGCGAAGGATATCGCCGACCTCAAGGCCAGGGTTCTCGCCTCGGGTCTCTCGGTGCAGGAACTGGTCTCCACGGCCTGGGCTTCCGCCTCGACCTTCCGCGGTTCCGACAAGCGCGGCGGCGCCAATGGCGCGCGCATCCGCCTTGCCCCGCAGAAGGACTGGGAGGTCAACCAGAGCGCCGTCCAGGTCCTGCCCAAGCTGGTAGCGATCCAGCAGGCCTCGGGCAAGGCTTCACTGGCCGATGTGATCGTGCTGGCCGGCGTGGTGGGCGTGGAACAGGCCGCCAAGGCTGCGGGCGTGGCGGTGGACGTGCCCTTCGCCCCTGGCCGTGTCGATGCCCGCCAGGACCAGACCGATGTCGCCTCCTTCGCCGTGCTGGAACCCATCGCCGACGGCTTGCGCAACTACCGCAAGGCGCCGGTGGGTGCGCCCACCGAAGCCCTGCTGATCGACCGGGCCCAGCAGCTCACCCTCACCGGGCCGGAGCTCACCGCCCTGGTCGGTGGCCTGCGGGTGCTGGGGGCCAACTTCGACGGCAGCCGCCACGGCGTGTTCACCGAGCGGGTAGGCGTGCTCAGCAACGACTTCTTCGTGCAGCTGCTGGACATGGCCACCGTCTGGAAGGCCACTGACGCCAGCGGCGAGCTCTTCGAAGGCCGCGACCGCAAGAGCGGTGCCGTGAAGCACACCGCCACCCGCGCGGACCTGGTGTTCGGCTCCAACTCGGTGCTGCGCGCCTATGCCGAGGTCTATGCCAGCGCCGATGGCCAGGCCAAGCTGGTGAAGGACTTCGTCGCCGCCTGGACCAAGGTCATGAACGCCGACCGCTTCGATCTCGTCTGA
- a CDS encoding HlyD family secretion protein, whose translation MKAKKALIPLAVLLLAALGVHALWRAGRGPEQAPLQGMMEAQETDIAPKLTGRIAALAVQEGQTIAAGALLLRIDSPEVQAKLAQASSAEAAASAVALKARNGARPQEIRMAQANYERARAGAELARKSFERVDSLFKDGLIAAQKRDEAETNWRASERQAEAAKAQWELAQAGARAEDQAAATAQARQVAGLVQEVDAARAETELKSPVGGEVAKLLAKVGELSPAGVPVVTVVDLKDQWALFNVREDQLARFAVGQEFAARLPALPALQPRFKVVASKPLPDFATWRATRGNQGYDLRTFEIKARPLQPIAGARPGMSVIVE comes from the coding sequence ATGAAAGCAAAGAAGGCCCTCATCCCGCTGGCCGTGCTCCTGCTCGCGGCCCTGGGCGTGCACGCCCTGTGGCGCGCCGGGCGCGGTCCCGAGCAGGCTCCGCTGCAGGGCATGATGGAGGCGCAGGAAACCGATATCGCGCCCAAGCTCACCGGCCGCATTGCCGCCCTGGCGGTACAGGAGGGCCAGACCATTGCCGCGGGCGCCCTGCTGCTGCGCATCGACTCGCCCGAGGTGCAGGCCAAGCTGGCCCAGGCCAGCAGCGCCGAGGCCGCCGCCTCGGCCGTGGCCCTGAAGGCGCGCAACGGCGCGCGCCCGCAGGAGATCCGCATGGCCCAGGCCAACTACGAGCGCGCGCGTGCCGGCGCCGAGCTGGCCCGCAAGAGCTTTGAGCGGGTGGACAGCCTCTTCAAGGACGGCCTGATCGCCGCCCAGAAGCGTGACGAGGCCGAGACCAACTGGCGCGCCAGCGAGCGTCAGGCCGAGGCCGCCAAGGCCCAGTGGGAGCTGGCCCAGGCCGGCGCCCGCGCCGAGGACCAGGCCGCCGCCACCGCCCAGGCCCGCCAGGTGGCCGGCCTGGTGCAGGAGGTGGATGCCGCCCGCGCCGAGACCGAGCTCAAGTCGCCCGTGGGCGGCGAGGTCGCCAAGCTGCTGGCCAAGGTGGGCGAGCTCTCGCCCGCCGGCGTGCCCGTGGTGACCGTGGTGGACCTCAAGGACCAGTGGGCCTTGTTCAATGTGCGCGAAGACCAGCTGGCCCGCTTCGCCGTGGGCCAGGAGTTCGCCGCCCGCCTGCCGGCCCTGCCCGCGCTGCAGCCGCGCTTCAAGGTGGTGGCCAGCAAGCCCCTGCCCGACTTCGCCACCTGGCGCGCCACGCGCGGCAACCAGGGCTATGACCTGCGCACCTTCGAGATCAAGGCCCGCCCCCTGCAGCCCATCGCCGGGGCCCGCCCCGGCATGAGCGTGATCGTGGAATGA
- a CDS encoding LysR substrate-binding domain-containing protein: MTLTELRYIVAVARERHFGRAAEACFVSQPTLSVAIKKLEEELDVKIFERGGSEVSVTPLGEDIVRQAQSVIEQASAIKEIAKRGKDPLAGALRLGIIYTIGPYLLPELVRHTIERYPQMPLMLQENFTVKLLEMLRTGELDCAIMAEPFPDTGLAIAPLYDEPFVVAAPASHPFAQRERISSAELKSETMLLLGTGHCFRDHVLEVCPEFARFSSDAEGIRKSFEGSSLETIKHMVASGMGVTVVPTLSVPKEPQAHLRFVPFEDPVPSRRVVLAWRRTFTRYEAIAALRNAIYDCQLEGVQRLS, translated from the coding sequence ATGACCCTGACCGAGCTGCGCTACATCGTCGCCGTGGCCCGCGAGCGCCATTTCGGCCGCGCGGCCGAGGCCTGCTTCGTCTCCCAGCCCACGCTGAGCGTGGCGATCAAGAAGCTGGAGGAGGAGCTGGACGTCAAGATCTTCGAGCGCGGCGGCAGCGAGGTGAGCGTCACGCCCCTGGGCGAGGACATCGTGCGCCAGGCCCAGTCCGTGATCGAGCAGGCCAGCGCCATCAAGGAGATCGCCAAGCGCGGCAAGGACCCCCTGGCCGGCGCCCTGCGCCTGGGCATCATTTACACCATCGGCCCCTATCTGCTGCCCGAGCTGGTCCGGCACACCATCGAGCGCTATCCGCAGATGCCGCTGATGCTGCAGGAGAACTTCACCGTCAAGCTGTTGGAGATGCTGCGCACCGGCGAGCTGGACTGCGCCATCATGGCCGAGCCCTTTCCGGACACCGGCCTGGCCATCGCCCCCCTGTATGACGAGCCCTTTGTGGTGGCCGCCCCCGCCAGCCACCCCTTTGCCCAGCGCGAGCGGATCAGCTCGGCCGAGCTCAAGAGCGAGACCATGCTGCTGCTGGGCACCGGTCACTGCTTCCGCGACCATGTGCTGGAGGTCTGCCCCGAGTTCGCCCGCTTCTCCAGCGACGCCGAGGGCATACGCAAGAGCTTCGAGGGCAGCTCGCTGGAAACCATCAAGCACATGGTGGCCTCGGGCATGGGCGTGACCGTGGTGCCCACGCTCTCGGTGCCCAAGGAGCCCCAGGCCCATCTGCGCTTCGTGCCCTTCGAGGATCCGGTGCCCAGCCGCCGCGTGGTGCTGGCCTGGCGCCGCACCTTCACCCGCTACGAGGCCATCGCCGCCCTGCGCAACGCCATCTACGACTGTCAGCTCGAAGGCGTGCAGCGCCTCTCCTGA
- the panC gene encoding pantoate--beta-alanine ligase — translation MQVIHTIAELRAALAGQASAFVPTMGNLHEGHLSLVRQARAAAGTGPVVASIFVNRLQFAPHEDFDRYPRTLARDAELLAGAGCDYVFAPAEEELYPESQGYKVQPPTALADILEGHFRPGFFTGVCTVVHKLFNIVQPRWAVFGKKDYQQLMVIRRMVAQMALPIEILAGETTRNAGGLALSSRNGYLSEAELAEALRLSATLKAMIARWQAGERDLAAIEGEAEAALRAAGWAPDYLVLRRRLDLGTPGEGEGLVALGAARLGQTRLIDNLEF, via the coding sequence ATGCAAGTCATACACACCATCGCCGAGCTGCGCGCCGCCCTGGCCGGCCAGGCCAGCGCCTTTGTGCCCACCATGGGCAATCTGCACGAGGGCCATCTGAGCCTGGTGCGCCAGGCCCGCGCGGCGGCTGGTACGGGCCCGGTTGTGGCCAGCATCTTCGTGAACCGCCTGCAGTTCGCGCCGCATGAGGATTTCGACCGCTACCCCCGCACCCTGGCGCGCGACGCCGAGCTGCTGGCCGGTGCCGGCTGCGACTATGTGTTCGCCCCGGCCGAAGAAGAGCTCTATCCCGAGTCCCAGGGCTACAAGGTGCAGCCGCCGACGGCGCTGGCCGACATCCTGGAAGGCCACTTCCGCCCCGGCTTCTTCACCGGCGTGTGCACCGTGGTGCACAAGCTCTTCAATATCGTGCAGCCGCGCTGGGCCGTGTTCGGCAAGAAGGACTACCAGCAGCTCATGGTGATACGCCGCATGGTGGCCCAGATGGCCCTGCCCATCGAGATCCTGGCGGGCGAGACCACGCGCAATGCAGGCGGCCTGGCCCTGTCCTCGCGCAACGGCTATCTCAGCGAGGCCGAGCTGGCCGAGGCCCTGCGCCTGTCCGCCACGCTCAAGGCCATGATCGCGCGCTGGCAGGCCGGCGAGCGCGATCTGGCCGCCATCGAGGGCGAGGCCGAGGCGGCCCTGCGCGCCGCGGGCTGGGCGCCCGACTATCTGGTGCTGCGCCGCCGCCTGGACCTGGGCACCCCTGGCGAGGGAGAGGGCCTGGTGGCCCTGGGCGCGGCCCGCCTGGGCCAGACCCGGCTGATCGACAACCTGGAGTTCTGA
- the recG gene encoding ATP-dependent DNA helicase RecG encodes MPEVSSSTVTPAKASKSAPQKAMEKLGLKRDIDLALHLPLRYEDETRLTPLRQAREGETLQCEGEVTECRIEQRGRRQLIVRLQDDEGEELLLRFIHFYPSHQKTCAVGQRLRVRGELRGGFFGREMVHPQFRAVNEDTPLAQSLTPVYPAGANLPQAYLRKAVAAGLRRADLAEVLPPGSVPRQLPTLREALDFLHHPPPRVSLATLEDHSHPAWQRLKFEELLAQQLSQMRAQRERARLRAPALRAGPGGLHEQLLAALPFALTGAQQRVAEEIAQDLALPQPMHRLLQGDVGAGKTVVAALAATVAIDAGWQCALMAPTEILAEQHFRKLIGWLEPLGLKVAWLTGSIKGKARQKMIDAVADGSAHLVVGTHAVIEDKVVFKRLGLAVVDEQHRFGVHQRLALRKKLEAQTSRGHAQAMEPHMLMMSATPIPRTLAMTYFADLAVSTIDELPPGRTPIVTKVFAEEKRLSVIARIRDEVEGKGAQAYWVCPLIEESETLDLKNATETHAELSAALAGHGVGLLHGRMPPAEKAAVMAAFSAGSLSVLVATTVIEVGVDVPNASLMVIEHAERFGLSQLHQLRGRVGRGAKASVCVLLYTGPLSPTGRERLRAMAETTDGFEIARRDLDIRGPGEFMGARQSGAELLRFADLQEDAPLLKAARQLAPRLLDEHAEAALRHVERWLGGKAEFLKA; translated from the coding sequence ATGCCTGAGGTTTCATCCAGCACTGTCACGCCCGCCAAGGCCAGCAAGTCCGCGCCGCAGAAGGCCATGGAGAAGCTGGGCCTGAAGCGCGACATCGACCTGGCCCTGCACCTGCCCTTGCGCTACGAGGACGAAACCCGCCTCACGCCCCTGCGCCAGGCGCGCGAGGGCGAGACCCTCCAGTGCGAGGGCGAGGTCACCGAATGCCGCATCGAGCAGCGCGGCCGGCGCCAGCTGATCGTGCGCCTGCAGGATGACGAGGGCGAGGAGCTGCTGCTGCGCTTCATCCACTTCTATCCCTCGCACCAGAAGACCTGCGCCGTGGGCCAGCGCCTGCGCGTGCGGGGCGAGCTGCGCGGCGGCTTCTTCGGGCGCGAGATGGTGCATCCGCAGTTCCGCGCCGTGAATGAGGACACGCCGCTGGCGCAAAGCCTGACCCCGGTCTACCCGGCCGGCGCCAACCTGCCCCAGGCCTATCTGCGCAAGGCCGTGGCCGCCGGCCTGCGGCGCGCCGACCTGGCCGAGGTGCTGCCGCCCGGCAGCGTGCCGCGCCAGCTGCCCACGCTGCGCGAGGCCCTGGACTTTCTGCACCACCCGCCGCCGCGGGTGAGCCTGGCCACGCTGGAGGACCACAGCCACCCGGCCTGGCAGCGCCTGAAGTTCGAGGAGCTGCTGGCTCAGCAGCTCAGCCAGATGCGAGCCCAGCGCGAGCGCGCCCGGCTGCGCGCGCCGGCCCTGCGCGCCGGCCCCGGCGGCCTGCACGAGCAGCTGCTGGCCGCCCTGCCCTTCGCCCTGACCGGCGCCCAGCAGCGCGTGGCCGAGGAGATTGCGCAAGACCTGGCCCTGCCCCAGCCCATGCACCGCCTGCTGCAGGGTGATGTGGGCGCGGGCAAGACCGTGGTGGCGGCCCTGGCCGCCACGGTGGCCATCGACGCCGGCTGGCAATGCGCGCTGATGGCGCCCACCGAGATCCTGGCCGAGCAGCATTTCCGCAAGCTGATCGGCTGGCTGGAGCCTCTGGGCCTGAAGGTGGCCTGGCTCACCGGCAGCATCAAGGGCAAGGCCCGCCAGAAGATGATCGACGCGGTGGCCGATGGCTCGGCCCATCTGGTGGTGGGCACGCATGCGGTGATCGAGGACAAGGTGGTGTTCAAGCGCCTGGGCCTTGCCGTGGTCGACGAGCAGCACCGCTTCGGCGTGCACCAGCGCCTGGCCCTGCGCAAGAAGCTGGAGGCCCAGACCTCGCGCGGCCACGCGCAAGCCATGGAACCGCACATGCTGATGATGAGCGCCACGCCCATCCCGCGCACCCTGGCCATGACCTATTTCGCGGATCTGGCGGTCAGCACCATCGACGAGCTGCCGCCGGGGCGCACGCCCATCGTCACCAAGGTCTTTGCCGAGGAGAAGCGCCTGAGCGTGATCGCGCGCATCCGCGACGAGGTGGAGGGCAAGGGCGCCCAGGCCTACTGGGTCTGCCCCCTGATCGAGGAGTCTGAGACCCTGGATCTGAAGAACGCCACCGAGACCCATGCCGAGCTCAGCGCCGCGCTGGCAGGCCATGGCGTGGGTCTGCTGCACGGGCGCATGCCGCCGGCCGAGAAGGCCGCGGTGATGGCCGCCTTCAGCGCCGGCAGCTTGAGCGTGCTGGTGGCCACCACGGTGATCGAGGTGGGTGTGGACGTGCCCAATGCCAGCCTGATGGTGATCGAGCATGCCGAGCGCTTCGGCCTTTCGCAGCTGCACCAGCTGCGCGGCCGCGTGGGGCGCGGCGCCAAGGCCAGCGTCTGCGTGCTGCTCTACACCGGCCCGCTCTCGCCCACCGGCCGCGAGCGCCTGCGCGCCATGGCCGAGACCACCGACGGCTTCGAGATCGCGCGCCGCGATCTGGACATCCGCGGCCCCGGCGAGTTCATGGGCGCGCGCCAGAGCGGGGCCGAGCTGCTGCGCTTCGCCGATCTGCAGGAAGACGCCCCCCTGCTCAAGGCCGCCCGCCAGCTCGCGCCGCGCCTGCTGGACGAGCATGCCGAAGCCGCCCTGCGCCATGTGGAGCGCTGGCTGGGCGGCAAGGCCGAGTTTCTGAAGGCTTAA
- a CDS encoding TolC family protein gives MGRRPIQGLKPLLLLLLGLSQLPAGAQEALSWDQAAARLREGSDRLAAARAQLEQREAQAEGIRHLGGPSLSLSGAAYRYQASLDLDLDPLNQRLDQTLGGLPPGLSQLLPPLPQLPRSYTVERSKSGSTASLSAIWPLYLGGASDAARGLVRAQGEEARAELGASEDEALAQLSQRYFLTQLARRAAALREAAAETIAQHDAAAEKMLKAGLASQLERLQAKAALADARQQARKARSDAELAASALARSLKLSGPSPSPSTPLALSSQPLAPLGDFIQQALLSHPGLAKVAAKKSQAEQLREASKALNRPQLFAFGQRQLGQQGNWVAGVGLRVSLWDSVDHQALDRGHARQIAQAEASDAQARGDIALLVEQQWRATEAARERYLAMAAQEDLGQELLRLRQAGLRQGSSTALELIDAELNLAKLRTERAQVAYDYLMALTQLLSTSGQIGRLGEHLARADLRLE, from the coding sequence GTGGGCCGCCGTCCCATCCAAGGCCTGAAACCGCTGTTACTCCTGCTGCTTGGCCTGAGCCAGCTGCCTGCCGGTGCGCAGGAGGCGCTCAGCTGGGATCAGGCCGCCGCACGCCTGCGTGAGGGTTCCGACCGCCTGGCTGCCGCCCGTGCCCAACTGGAGCAGCGCGAGGCCCAGGCCGAGGGCATACGCCACCTGGGCGGGCCCAGCCTCAGCCTCAGCGGCGCCGCCTACCGCTATCAGGCCAGCCTGGACCTGGATCTGGACCCGCTGAACCAGCGCCTGGACCAGACCCTGGGCGGCCTGCCGCCGGGCCTCTCCCAGCTGCTGCCGCCCCTGCCCCAGCTGCCGCGCAGCTACACGGTGGAACGCAGCAAGAGCGGCAGCACCGCCTCGCTCAGCGCCATCTGGCCGCTCTATCTGGGCGGCGCCAGCGATGCCGCGCGCGGCCTGGTGCGCGCCCAGGGCGAGGAAGCCCGCGCCGAGCTCGGTGCCAGCGAGGACGAGGCCCTGGCCCAGCTGTCCCAGCGCTATTTCCTGACCCAGCTGGCGCGCCGCGCCGCCGCTCTGCGCGAGGCCGCGGCCGAGACCATCGCCCAGCACGACGCCGCCGCCGAGAAGATGCTCAAGGCCGGCCTGGCGTCTCAGCTGGAACGCCTGCAGGCCAAGGCCGCCCTGGCCGATGCGCGCCAGCAGGCCCGCAAGGCCCGCAGCGATGCCGAGCTGGCCGCCAGCGCCCTGGCCCGCAGCCTCAAGCTCAGCGGCCCCAGCCCCAGCCCCAGCACGCCGCTGGCCCTGTCCAGCCAGCCCCTGGCCCCACTGGGCGACTTCATCCAGCAGGCCCTGCTCAGCCATCCGGGCCTGGCCAAGGTGGCGGCCAAGAAAAGCCAGGCCGAGCAGCTGCGCGAGGCCAGCAAGGCCCTGAACCGGCCTCAGCTCTTTGCCTTCGGCCAGCGTCAGCTGGGCCAGCAGGGCAACTGGGTGGCCGGCGTGGGCCTGCGCGTGAGCCTCTGGGACTCGGTGGACCACCAGGCCCTGGACCGCGGCCACGCCCGCCAGATCGCCCAGGCCGAGGCCAGCGACGCCCAGGCCCGCGGCGACATCGCCCTGCTGGTGGAGCAGCAGTGGCGCGCCACCGAGGCCGCACGCGAGCGCTATCTGGCCATGGCCGCGCAGGAGGACCTGGGCCAGGAGCTGCTGCGCCTGCGCCAGGCCGGCCTGCGCCAAGGCAGCAGCACGGCCCTGGAGCTGATCGACGCCGAACTCAATCTGGCCAAGCTGCGCACCGAGCGCGCGCAGGTGGCCTACGACTATCTGATGGCCCTGACCCAGCTGCTCAGCACCAGCGGTCAGATCGGCCGCCTGGGCGAGCATCTGGCCCGGGCCGACCTGCGTCTGGAGTGA
- a CDS encoding FKBP-type peptidyl-prolyl cis-trans isomerase, whose amino-acid sequence MKQVSTRRHLLIGLSAATLLGLAACGGGGGGSDENVANWAEVSGSSAITELKTTDTTAGTGADAADGKKLNVRYTGWLYDKRVAGTQKGTQFDSNTTTGFTFTLGAGAVIKGWDQGFKSMKVGGKRTLLIPASLAYGSTGAGIIPAGAALIFEVELVSVQ is encoded by the coding sequence ATGAAGCAAGTCAGCACCCGTCGCCACCTCCTGATCGGCCTGAGCGCCGCCACCCTGCTGGGCCTGGCGGCCTGCGGCGGCGGTGGGGGTGGCAGCGATGAAAACGTCGCCAACTGGGCCGAGGTGTCCGGCTCCAGCGCCATCACCGAGCTCAAGACCACCGACACCACGGCCGGCACCGGGGCCGATGCTGCCGACGGCAAGAAGCTGAACGTGCGCTACACCGGCTGGCTCTACGACAAGCGCGTGGCCGGCACCCAGAAGGGCACGCAGTTCGACAGCAACACCACCACGGGCTTTACCTTCACCCTGGGTGCGGGCGCCGTGATCAAGGGCTGGGACCAGGGCTTCAAGAGCATGAAGGTCGGTGGCAAGCGCACGCTGCTGATCCCGGCCTCGCTGGCCTACGGCAGCACTGGCGCCGGCATCATCCCCGCCGGCGCCGCCCTGATCTTCGAGGTGGAGCTGGTCTCGGTGCAGTAA
- a CDS encoding Dps family protein, which yields MSKKKADKAIGKSTSGSGAAPAINIGIADKDRGAIAAGLSKLLADTYTLYLTTHNFHWNVTGPMFNSLHAMFMAQYTELWNAVDPIAERIRSLGHAAPGSYAQFAELSSLPDAPIQPPKAMEMVRILMEGHEGAARTARSLFPLVDKASDEPSADLLTQRLTVHEQTAWMLRSLLEE from the coding sequence ATGAGCAAGAAGAAGGCCGACAAGGCCATCGGCAAGAGCACCAGCGGCAGCGGCGCCGCCCCCGCCATCAATATCGGCATCGCCGACAAGGACCGTGGCGCCATCGCCGCCGGCCTGTCCAAGCTGCTCGCCGACACCTACACCCTCTACCTCACCACCCACAACTTCCACTGGAACGTGACGGGCCCCATGTTCAACTCGCTGCACGCGATGTTCATGGCCCAGTACACCGAGCTCTGGAACGCGGTGGACCCCATCGCCGAGCGCATCCGCTCCCTGGGCCATGCCGCACCGGGCTCCTATGCCCAGTTCGCCGAACTCAGCTCCCTGCCGGACGCCCCCATCCAGCCGCCCAAGGCCATGGAGATGGTGCGCATCCTGATGGAAGGCCATGAAGGCGCCGCCCGCACCGCGCGCAGCCTCTTCCCCCTGGTGGACAAAGCCAGCGACGAGCCCAGCGCCGACCTGCTCACCCAGCGCCTGACGGTGCATGAGCAGACCGCCTGGATGCTGCGCAGCCTGCTGGAAGAGTGA